CCAGTAACTGGCAGCTTAACGTACTCATTACCGCAGCCAGAATGGCCGACAGTAAAATACCCGCTATCCACGGATTGAACAGCAGCTTGGCTAATTCAATAAATACGCGTTCGCCATTTTGCGTCACACTTCCCGCATATTGTGGATTGTTCTCAAAATAGGCAATGCCGAAGAAGCCGACAGCAATAGTCCCCGCCAAACACAGGATCATCCAAGTCATACTAATGCGGCGAGCGCTGCGAATAGTGCGATGGGAGTCTGCCGCCATAAAACGCGCCAGAATATGTGGCTGACCAAAATAGCCTAAACCCCAACCGAGCAGAGAAAGGATAGCAACCAGATTCAGCCCTTTGAACATATCAATATTGGCAGGGTTTTTCGCCGCAATAACCATAATCGAGGTATCAATACCACCGACGGCTAAAATCACGATAATTGGCGTCAGGATCAGGGCAAAAATCATCAGTGTCGCCTGCACAGTGTCTGTCCAACTCACCGCCAGGAAACCACCAATAAAGGTATACGCAATGGTAGCGGCTGCACCGGCCCACAAGGCCGTGCCATAACTCATCGCAAAGGTACTTTCGAATAACCGCGCACCGGCAACAATCCCGGAAGCACAATAAATCGTAAAGAATACTAAAATCACCACGGCTGATATGACGCGCAGAAGTTTACTTTTATCCTCAAAACGGCTGGTGAAATAATCCGGCAATGTCAGCGCATTATTATTAGCTTCGGTATGAACCCGTAAACGGCCAGCTACCAATTTCCAGTTAAAATAAGCGCCAATGGTTAAACCGATAGCTATCCAACTCTCGGAGATGCCAGACAGGAAAATCGCTCCCGGTAACCCCATTAATAACCAGCCACTCATATCGGAAGCACCGGCTGACAACGCCGTCACTACACTCCCTAAACTGCGGCCGCCCAGAATATAGTCATCAAAACTCTTGGTTGCACGATAGGCCACAAGCCCAATAAGTATCATCCCAAAAATATAAACTAAAAAAGTCACCAGCATTGGCGTGTTCATGGTCATGCAACATCTCCATAGTGCATATTATCGTTTTAATATATCTCGCTTTTTCCATGCATACCGCACAGCACGGCATCATGCTTTATCTCTGGCCGGTCGGAACGTGACACTGAGTTGCACCAGAGATGAACGCTAAAATCTGAAATTGACTAGCAACACAACTATTCGCTAGCCAATAGCTAGCTCGCGGTTGCTATCCTAGAGGAGTCCTTTCTTGCCCTACAAGAATTTAAACAATTTTTTTACAAAAAACTTACCCTGCATCACATTAACCTCTGTCGGCGGTGACACCAAACATAAGAAAATGAGTTACACCTGAGGTAAACCCCCTAAAAATCCTATCATTATTAGCGTTAATCGCTCGACTACTTCATATTTGAATATTGTTTATCTTTTGAAATTGTTAAAAACAAGACTAAATTCACACTTCGATTACATACATGATTTAACACGGTTGCACAAAGTTGCAACATGCATGATATTGTCTGAAATAAAATCATAACTCCCCTTAATTCAGGAGCCAGACAGCATGGGTAGCACCACAATGGGCGTGAAACTCGATGAAGCGACACGTGACCGCATTAAGGCCGCCGCACAGCGTATTGACCGCACACCGCACTGGCTGATCAAACAGGCCATTTTTAACTATCTGGAGCGGCTGGAAAATAACAACGAATTACCGGA
The sequence above is drawn from the Yersinia enterocolitica subsp. enterocolitica genome and encodes:
- the putP gene encoding sodium/proline symporter PutP — translated: MTMNTPMLVTFLVYIFGMILIGLVAYRATKSFDDYILGGRSLGSVVTALSAGASDMSGWLLMGLPGAIFLSGISESWIAIGLTIGAYFNWKLVAGRLRVHTEANNNALTLPDYFTSRFEDKSKLLRVISAVVILVFFTIYCASGIVAGARLFESTFAMSYGTALWAGAAATIAYTFIGGFLAVSWTDTVQATLMIFALILTPIIVILAVGGIDTSIMVIAAKNPANIDMFKGLNLVAILSLLGWGLGYFGQPHILARFMAADSHRTIRSARRISMTWMILCLAGTIAVGFFGIAYFENNPQYAGSVTQNGERVFIELAKLLFNPWIAGILLSAILAAVMSTLSCQLLVCSSALTEDLYKAFLRKKASQKELVWVGRAMVLLVALIAIALAADPDNRVLGLVSYAWAGFGAAFGPVVLISVMWPRMTRNGALAGMLIGAITVMVWKQYAWLDLYEIIPGFVFASIAIVVVSLLGRAPSPAITERFRQAEAEFKTV